GCCAACCAGGTGGCCACGGGCCTTGCCCTGACCATCTTTGGCGTGGGGCTTTCCTCGTTCGTGGGCGCCGCCTGGGTGGGCAAGCCATTGACCGGTTTCGAGCCGGTGGCGATCCCGCTGCTGTCGGACCTGCCGATCATCGGCCACATGCTGTTTAACCAGGATGTGCTGGTTTACCTGTCGTTCGCCCTGTTCGGGTTGATTACCTGGGTACTGCTGAAAAGCCGCACCGGCCTGATCCTCCAGGCCGTGGGTGAAAACCCTGACGCTGCCAGCGCCATGGGCCTGCCGGTGCTGCGCGTACGCACCCTGGCGGTGCTGTTTGGCGGCGCCATGGCCGGGCTGGCCGGCGGCTACCTGTCGCTGGCCTACACCCCGATGTGGGCAGAAAACATGACCGCCGGGCGCGGCTGGATTGCCCTGGCGCTGGTGGTGTTCGCCAGCTGGCGGGTACTGCGGGTGCTGCTCGGCGCCTACCTGTTCGGCCTGGCCAGCATTCTTCACCTGGTCGCCCAGGGCATTGGCGTGAGCTTCCCGGCCAACCTGCTGGCGATGCTGCCATACGTGGCAACGATCCTGGTGCTGGTGGTGCTGTCACGCGATGCCATCAAGACCCGCCTGTACGCCCCGGTCTCCCTTGGCCAGCCCTGGAAAGGTGGCCATTGAAGCACCCTGCTGCCACGCACTGCCAATACACACAATAAACAGGAGTAAAACCCCGATGCATCCGAAGAAAACCAAGCACCTGCTGCGCGCCCTCGCCACCGCCATCGGCCTGACCACCGCCCTGTCCGCCAGCGCCGCCGACCCGCTGAAAGTCGGCTTCGTCTACATCGGCCCCATCGGCGACCACGGCTGGACCTACCAGCACGAGCAGGGCCGCCAGGCGCTGATCAAACAGTTCGGCGACAAGGTCGACACCACCTTCGTCGAAAACGTACCGGAAGGCGCCGACGCCGAGCGGGTCATTCGCAATATGGCCA
The genomic region above belongs to Pseudomonas sp. PSKL.D1 and contains:
- a CDS encoding ABC transporter permease; translation: MDLDLLGNILYAMVRCGTPLLLVALGELVCEKSGVLNLGQEGMMLFGAVVGFIAAYATGNLWLGVLMACLAGMLLSALFALVALGCQANQVATGLALTIFGVGLSSFVGAAWVGKPLTGFEPVAIPLLSDLPIIGHMLFNQDVLVYLSFALFGLITWVLLKSRTGLILQAVGENPDAASAMGLPVLRVRTLAVLFGGAMAGLAGGYLSLAYTPMWAENMTAGRGWIALALVVFASWRVLRVLLGAYLFGLASILHLVAQGIGVSFPANLLAMLPYVATILVLVVLSRDAIKTRLYAPVSLGQPWKGGH